A single genomic interval of Asinibacterium sp. OR53 harbors:
- a CDS encoding transketolase family protein: MKLKDIQVLNEKETRGGFGEGIYEIGKENENVVVLTADLAGSLKLGPFIKDFPHRFVQVGIAEANMIGIAAGMTVGGKIPYTTTFANFSTGRVYDQIRQSVAYSGKNVKICASHAGLTLGEDGATHQILEDIGLMKMLPGMTVIVPCDFNQTKAATKAIASYEGPVYLRFGRPKWPNFTKEDGSDFVIGKAQQLSEGTDVSIFACGHMVWKAIEAGRILEEKGISVELINIHTIKPLDTEAIIKSISKTKCAVTVEEHNVIGGLGDAVAQVAAKHQPVPIEYIGTNDTFGESGKPTELLTKYGLDTPFIVAAAEKVMSRK; the protein is encoded by the coding sequence GTTAAAAGACATACAGGTACTGAACGAGAAAGAAACCCGCGGCGGTTTCGGTGAAGGCATTTATGAAATTGGCAAAGAAAATGAGAACGTGGTAGTACTCACGGCCGACCTTGCCGGCTCACTCAAACTGGGCCCTTTTATCAAGGATTTCCCACATCGTTTTGTACAGGTAGGTATTGCCGAAGCCAATATGATTGGCATTGCCGCCGGTATGACGGTAGGTGGCAAGATCCCTTATACCACCACCTTCGCCAACTTCAGCACCGGTCGCGTATACGACCAGATCAGGCAGAGCGTAGCTTACAGCGGTAAGAATGTAAAGATCTGCGCATCCCATGCCGGTTTAACACTGGGTGAAGATGGCGCTACCCACCAGATACTGGAAGATATTGGTTTGATGAAAATGTTGCCAGGCATGACGGTGATCGTTCCCTGCGACTTCAACCAGACCAAAGCAGCCACCAAAGCCATCGCTTCTTATGAAGGTCCCGTTTACCTTCGTTTCGGAAGACCCAAATGGCCCAACTTCACCAAAGAAGACGGCAGCGATTTTGTGATTGGCAAAGCACAACAACTGAGCGAAGGAACCGATGTTTCCATTTTCGCCTGCGGTCACATGGTATGGAAAGCCATTGAAGCCGGCAGGATACTGGAAGAAAAAGGTATCAGCGTAGAACTCATTAACATACACACGATCAAACCACTCGATACAGAAGCCATTATCAAGTCTATCAGCAAAACCAAATGTGCTGTTACTGTAGAAGAGCACAACGTTATTGGTGGATTGGGTGATGCTGTTGCACAGGTAGCCGCTAAACACCAGCCTGTTCCTATTGAGTATATCGGCACCAACGATACTTTTGGCGAAAGCGGTAAACCCACTGAACTACTTACCAAATACGGCCTCGATACACCTTTCATCGTTGCGGCTGCAGAAAAAGTAATGAGCCGGAAGTAG
- a CDS encoding efflux RND transporter permease subunit produces MNISELSLKRPVLATVMNLLIILFGVVGYSFLAVRDYPAIDPPIITISTNYTGANADIIESQITEPLEKQINGIPGIRTITSSSALGNSQITVEFNLGIDLEAAASDVRDKVGQAQRSLPQDIDAPPVVSKADANSDFILILAVQSRTKSLLELSDYAENVLQQQLQTIKDVSSVNIFGQKRYAMRIWMSPDKMSAHNVAFTDIRTALNTENIELPPGKIYGNNTELIIRALGRLTTEQQFRDLIIKSDSSGIVRLNDVAKVELGPEQLEQAWKYNGVNAVGLAIIPQPGANNIEIADEFDKRLVQIKAANRSDIEFNVLIDNTTIIRRSLSEVKETLMISFGLVVLVIFFFFRNWLIALRPLIDIPISLVATFFIMYIAGFSINILTLLGIVLATGLVVDDGIVVTENIFRKLEEGLPIRKAALEGSREIFFAVISTSITLAVVFLPVIFLQGFVGRLFREFGVTLAAAVLISAFVSLTITPVLNVYLNTKNAHEGWFYKKTEPFFTGMENGYKNLLKAFMRVRWIAWVIVLVCGCMIWWIMKGLQSEIAPLEDRSSVRFSVVAAEGTSYNYMQKLADNLTDYLYDSVPERDFVFARTPSFGGTNTTQPRIGLVDPQMRTRSQNDIANDLQKKLSRFNQMRVFAIQEQTISVGLGSRGSLPVQFILQNQDINKLREIIPKFLDEVRKDRTFSNADVNLKFNRPEVQLTVDRMKIKDLGLSTADVVSAIQAAFSGGRMAYFIMNGYQYQVIGQVDRGNRDNPNDIRNLYVKNNKGKSIPLDAVVHLEQSSNPSTLYHFNRYKAATISASLAEGKTIGDGINAMNAIAGKLLDQSFQTSLSGPSRDYSESSSNIVFAFILALILIYLVLSAQFESFLDPLTIMITVPLALAGALLSLFVFKQTLNIFSEIGMIMLIGLVTKNGILIVEFANQKRANGLPKMQAVVEAATQRLRPIIMTSLATSLGALPIALSLGAASTSRIPLGIVVVGGILFSLILTLFVIPAVYTFISGKHKARTVDITE; encoded by the coding sequence ATGAATATTTCTGAATTATCGTTGAAGCGGCCGGTACTGGCTACCGTGATGAACCTCCTGATTATCCTGTTCGGGGTGGTGGGATATAGCTTTCTCGCAGTACGTGATTACCCGGCCATCGATCCGCCCATTATCACCATCAGCACCAACTATACAGGCGCCAATGCCGATATCATCGAAAGCCAGATCACAGAACCCCTGGAAAAGCAGATCAACGGTATTCCGGGTATTCGTACCATCACTTCATCCAGCGCACTCGGCAACTCGCAGATCACTGTGGAGTTCAACCTGGGGATAGACCTCGAAGCGGCGGCCAGCGATGTGCGTGATAAAGTAGGACAGGCGCAGCGAAGCCTGCCACAGGATATAGACGCGCCACCGGTAGTATCCAAAGCAGATGCCAACAGCGACTTCATTCTGATACTGGCGGTGCAGAGTCGCACCAAGAGCCTGCTCGAGCTCAGCGATTATGCAGAGAACGTATTGCAGCAACAGCTGCAAACGATCAAGGATGTGAGCTCCGTGAACATTTTTGGCCAGAAACGATACGCCATGCGTATCTGGATGAGCCCCGATAAAATGAGCGCACACAATGTGGCGTTTACCGATATCAGAACAGCGCTCAATACAGAAAACATTGAATTGCCGCCCGGTAAGATCTATGGCAACAATACTGAACTGATCATCCGGGCACTGGGGCGCCTCACCACCGAACAACAATTCCGTGACCTGATCATCAAATCCGATTCATCGGGCATCGTTCGCCTGAACGATGTGGCCAAGGTAGAACTGGGACCGGAACAGTTAGAGCAGGCATGGAAATACAACGGTGTGAACGCCGTGGGCCTGGCCATCATTCCGCAACCAGGCGCTAATAATATTGAGATCGCCGATGAGTTCGACAAAAGGCTGGTACAGATCAAAGCGGCCAACAGATCGGATATCGAATTCAATGTACTCATCGATAATACCACCATCATCCGAAGATCACTCTCGGAAGTGAAGGAAACGCTGATGATCTCATTCGGACTGGTAGTGCTTGTGATCTTCTTCTTCTTCCGCAACTGGCTGATCGCATTGCGGCCGTTGATAGATATCCCCATTTCATTGGTGGCCACTTTCTTCATCATGTATATTGCCGGGTTCTCTATCAACATACTGACCCTGCTGGGTATTGTGCTGGCAACGGGCCTGGTGGTAGACGATGGTATTGTAGTAACGGAAAACATATTCCGGAAACTGGAAGAAGGACTTCCCATCCGCAAAGCGGCGCTGGAAGGAAGCCGTGAAATTTTTTTCGCGGTGATCTCTACATCGATCACCCTGGCGGTAGTGTTCCTGCCGGTGATCTTTTTACAGGGATTCGTGGGCAGGCTGTTCCGCGAATTCGGTGTAACACTCGCTGCAGCAGTACTGATCTCCGCCTTCGTTTCGCTTACCATCACGCCGGTGCTCAACGTTTACCTGAATACAAAAAATGCGCACGAAGGCTGGTTCTATAAAAAAACAGAACCCTTTTTCACCGGCATGGAGAACGGCTATAAAAACTTGCTGAAAGCTTTTATGCGCGTGAGATGGATAGCATGGGTGATCGTACTGGTGTGCGGATGCATGATCTGGTGGATCATGAAAGGATTGCAAAGTGAAATTGCACCACTGGAAGATAGGAGCAGCGTACGTTTCAGCGTGGTAGCGGCAGAAGGCACCAGCTACAACTACATGCAGAAGCTGGCCGATAACCTTACCGATTACCTGTACGATTCGGTACCTGAACGGGATTTTGTGTTCGCCCGTACTCCATCGTTCGGCGGTACCAATACCACGCAGCCAAGGATCGGGCTGGTAGACCCTCAAATGAGAACCAGGAGCCAGAACGATATTGCCAACGACCTGCAGAAGAAACTGAGCCGTTTTAACCAGATGCGTGTGTTTGCCATACAGGAGCAGACCATTTCGGTGGGCCTTGGCTCGCGGGGTTCTTTGCCCGTGCAGTTCATCCTGCAAAACCAGGATATTAACAAGTTGCGGGAGATCATACCTAAATTCCTGGATGAAGTGCGGAAAGACAGAACCTTCTCCAATGCAGATGTGAACCTGAAATTCAATCGCCCGGAAGTACAGTTGACGGTAGATCGTATGAAAATAAAAGATCTGGGACTCAGCACTGCCGATGTGGTATCGGCTATACAGGCTGCATTCAGTGGAGGAAGGATGGCTTACTTTATTATGAATGGTTACCAATACCAGGTAATCGGACAGGTAGACCGCGGCAATCGCGATAATCCAAACGATATCAGGAACCTCTATGTAAAAAATAATAAAGGAAAGAGTATCCCGCTCGATGCGGTGGTACACCTGGAACAAAGCAGTAATCCTTCAACGCTCTATCACTTCAACAGGTACAAAGCGGCAACCATTTCAGCATCACTGGCCGAAGGCAAGACCATTGGAGATGGTATCAACGCAATGAATGCCATTGCCGGCAAATTGCTCGACCAGAGTTTCCAGACCTCCCTGAGCGGCCCTTCGCGTGATTATTCTGAAAGTTCTTCAAATATTGTGTTTGCCTTCATACTGGCGTTGATATTGATCTACCTGGTATTATCGGCACAGTTCGAAAGCTTCCTCGACCCGCTTACCATCATGATCACCGTGCCGCTGGCACTGGCCGGGGCGTTGTTGAGTTTGTTCGTATTCAAACAAACCCTCAATATTTTCTCGGAGATTGGTATGATTATGCTGATAGGACTGGTAACCAAGAATGGTATTTTAATCGTAGAATTTGCCAACCAGAAAAGGGCCAATGGCCTGCCCAAAATGCAGGCGGTGGTAGAAGCCGCTACACAAAGGTTGCGGCCCATCATCATGACCAGTCTGGCTACATCATTGGGAGCCCTGCCAATTGCGTTGAGCCTGGGCGCCGCTTCCACCAGCCGTATACCGCTGGGTATTGTGGTGGTAGGGGGTATCCTTTTCTCGCTGATCCTTACCTTGTTTGTGATACCGGCTGTATACACATTCATATCGGGTAAGCACAAGGCCAGGACTGTAGATATTACCGAATAG
- the pdxH gene encoding pyridoxamine 5'-phosphate oxidase: protein MAASSIADIRRDYKLQSLDENDIAADPITQFTRWWEEAIASHIDEVNAMTLATVTPEGLPAARIVLLKGYDEQGFVFFTNYKSRKGMELEANPHAALVFFWKELERQVRIEGTVSKTSTAESDDYFESRPAGSRIGAWASPQSRVVANRTEIETNYSKYEQQFGYENIPRPENWGGYIVKPSVIEFWQGRGSRLHDRLRYTASGAHKWKRERLAP, encoded by the coding sequence ATGGCAGCATCATCTATTGCAGACATCAGGCGTGATTATAAATTACAATCTCTCGACGAAAACGATATCGCCGCCGATCCCATTACACAGTTCACCCGTTGGTGGGAAGAGGCTATTGCCAGTCATATTGATGAAGTGAATGCAATGACCCTTGCCACGGTAACCCCCGAAGGTCTTCCGGCCGCGCGCATTGTATTGCTCAAAGGATACGATGAACAGGGCTTTGTTTTTTTCACCAATTATAAAAGCCGCAAAGGCATGGAACTGGAAGCGAACCCGCATGCAGCCCTTGTATTCTTCTGGAAAGAATTGGAAAGGCAGGTACGCATAGAAGGCACGGTATCTAAAACAAGTACTGCAGAAAGTGATGATTATTTCGAATCAAGGCCTGCCGGAAGCCGCATCGGCGCCTGGGCCTCCCCTCAAAGCCGTGTGGTGGCTAACCGTACCGAGATAGAAACCAATTACAGCAAATACGAACAACAATTTGGTTATGAAAACATCCCAAGGCCCGAGAACTGGGGAGGCTATATTGTAAAGCCCAGTGTTATTGAATTCTGGCAGGGACGCGGCAGCCGGTTGCACGACCGGCTACGATATACAGCTTCCGGTGCTCACAAATGGAAAAGAGAAAGGCTGGCGCCGTAA